From the genome of Rarobacter incanus, one region includes:
- a CDS encoding glycoside hydrolase family 97 catalytic domain-containing protein, translating into MQGRRDSRVVRSGASRGLFAIAAAACVAVTPLLAVGAGVAYADPAPVTVPGEATTSPDGKTALGVTVDDDGNLYYEVVARGEKLVKKSQLGLDLSDVGVLGDNSEVTAVSDPTTTDETWESYAGTDKEVRNYYTERTYSVTDDGINFQVIVRAYDDGVAFRYKVPNQTGLSELKIKDEVTQFQLEGNPTAWWTGQNFNSDEGEWKSTSYAEMGSANAPATFKFADGDNFLSIHEADLDNYSAMTLKKEDGHLRVELVPSLTRTEAVIRDTAAMADATPWRSLTIASSAAGLANSHLLENLNPAPDEDLYADAESWVKGATYVGVWWELQQDQASWEEGSKHGATTARVKQYIDLAAANGIQGVLAEGWNKGWNSKEWKQQTYYVTADDFDVDEVTAYAASKGVQFIAHAETGGNPWRFEQQIKGELGPEKEVGSDTILPGQNGKPLFEQYKEWGIHYVKTGYVGDTPNIPSKQDALSDDFDPNNYTAAHNRYDQDMVNHYRYVLKEAAKYQVNINCHECVHGTGETRTFPNAVAREAVRGQEYDAFTGTGNSPEHTLILPFTRGLTAPMDYTPGVMDVLNNKRDSSWRVHTTAAKQLAMTVNYHSGVTMAADILENFKVNKGITWYNGFPSQWDESRVLQAEIGDYMITARRNGTGWWVGAMNGESPRNLTYSLDFLGSGEFVADVFEDPASTTYTENPSALSIKSYRVTSATQLVASLPKSGGQAARIRPATAADATLPQYVSPLAQVTSIAAPSSIAAGDIVNVSAVVTNPGTGVASYEAVLKVNGKEAASKTVRVAGGDSETVTFQQRILAAGTVQFAIGDKSVSVVAGSAVAAPTGLRLVSVGTSKLTFEWDGVDGASYEIYRRSDQGTYPTTPMATVAAGTTSFTDIIRSNGNTYVIRAVKDGVRSAASAELSQHGAVVASFTDPAGDDNGPGTYTYPTNGTFVAGAYDITGVTIADTGNAYTFVTKIRGEVTNPWGGDAITLQNIHFYLGEGDAEPTTPALAGTNLYTTNTWQKVIVVDGRGAAGIYGTDGNKTADVSLGASATDHTISVTVAKSDLPAGYDAATGKIAVAMFSDADWGEGINRIRPVYDMTLACNSGWIPEWRPGGGAGCMDDSLPAKDTDTSDGNAFDILVPAGQTQAAALAWTGDATPTLPFVEPAAPEQPTVAGLLANGTASSAKPGATVDSVLGVSALAASGAPIEGTAVTFTIEGPGSFAGGAKIVVVETNSAGYAAVPEITAGTTAGTIVVTATVGDSTAVVSSITIEDEPATEPVVTVAAPVFSSSVQTYGSISATVTATVQGAAAGVVTFTAGGTKLGTATVQANGSGGKATLTLPKKLAAGTYTNVIATLVDSRGEVAVSKAGLPITILKAKAKKVTVKAKRYKKGKKVKVTVKVSKVPAGVGAVGKVRLYVGKKAVKTARLKNGKVTVKLAKKYSSKKKLKLRAKFIAADAKNVASSKSARVTVKRK; encoded by the coding sequence ATGCAGGGAAGAAGAGACTCCCGGGTCGTCAGATCCGGTGCGAGTCGCGGGCTATTCGCCATTGCGGCCGCAGCGTGCGTAGCAGTGACACCGTTGTTGGCGGTGGGAGCGGGCGTGGCCTACGCGGACCCCGCGCCGGTGACTGTTCCCGGCGAAGCGACCACATCACCCGACGGAAAAACCGCGCTGGGGGTAACGGTCGATGATGACGGCAACCTCTACTACGAGGTGGTCGCCCGCGGAGAAAAGCTGGTAAAGAAATCCCAGCTTGGGCTGGACCTATCCGACGTTGGTGTTCTGGGCGATAACTCGGAAGTGACCGCCGTGAGCGATCCGACGACAACGGACGAAACGTGGGAATCGTACGCAGGCACCGACAAGGAGGTGCGGAACTACTACACGGAGCGGACGTATTCCGTAACCGATGACGGGATCAACTTCCAGGTCATCGTGCGGGCATACGACGATGGCGTTGCCTTCCGCTACAAGGTGCCGAACCAGACGGGGCTCAGCGAACTGAAGATTAAGGACGAGGTCACCCAGTTCCAATTGGAGGGTAACCCCACGGCGTGGTGGACCGGCCAGAACTTCAACTCCGACGAGGGCGAGTGGAAGTCCACGAGCTACGCCGAGATGGGCAGCGCGAACGCGCCCGCGACATTCAAGTTCGCCGATGGTGACAACTTCCTGTCGATTCACGAAGCAGACCTCGATAACTACTCCGCGATGACGCTGAAGAAGGAAGATGGCCACCTGCGCGTGGAACTCGTCCCTTCCCTGACTCGCACCGAGGCCGTCATTCGCGACACCGCGGCGATGGCCGACGCGACGCCATGGCGGTCGCTGACGATTGCGTCGTCGGCAGCCGGCCTAGCCAATTCGCACCTGCTCGAGAACCTGAACCCGGCCCCGGACGAGGACCTCTATGCGGATGCCGAGTCCTGGGTCAAGGGTGCCACCTACGTTGGCGTTTGGTGGGAGCTGCAACAAGACCAGGCATCCTGGGAAGAGGGGAGCAAGCACGGCGCAACGACGGCCCGCGTCAAGCAATACATCGACCTGGCCGCCGCCAACGGAATCCAAGGCGTGCTTGCCGAAGGCTGGAACAAGGGATGGAATTCCAAGGAGTGGAAGCAACAGACCTATTACGTGACGGCCGATGACTTCGACGTCGACGAAGTGACGGCCTACGCCGCATCCAAGGGCGTGCAGTTCATTGCGCACGCCGAAACGGGGGGTAACCCCTGGCGCTTCGAACAGCAGATTAAGGGCGAGCTGGGACCGGAAAAGGAAGTCGGCAGCGACACGATTCTGCCGGGTCAAAACGGCAAGCCGCTGTTCGAGCAGTACAAGGAGTGGGGAATCCACTACGTGAAGACCGGCTACGTGGGCGACACCCCCAACATCCCCTCGAAACAGGACGCGCTTTCCGACGATTTCGATCCCAACAACTACACCGCGGCCCACAACCGATACGACCAAGATATGGTCAACCACTACCGGTATGTTCTCAAGGAGGCAGCGAAGTACCAGGTCAACATTAACTGCCACGAGTGCGTGCACGGCACCGGCGAGACACGGACTTTCCCCAACGCGGTGGCCCGCGAGGCCGTGCGCGGGCAGGAATATGACGCCTTCACAGGCACAGGGAACAGCCCCGAACACACGCTGATTCTGCCGTTCACGCGGGGGTTGACCGCACCCATGGACTACACCCCTGGCGTCATGGACGTCTTGAACAACAAGCGCGACAGCTCCTGGCGTGTACACACCACCGCCGCGAAGCAGCTGGCCATGACCGTGAACTATCACTCGGGTGTCACGATGGCTGCAGACATTCTGGAGAATTTCAAGGTCAATAAGGGAATCACCTGGTACAACGGGTTTCCATCGCAGTGGGACGAATCGCGGGTGCTGCAGGCGGAAATTGGCGATTACATGATCACTGCGCGCCGCAACGGCACCGGTTGGTGGGTCGGGGCGATGAACGGCGAAAGCCCCAGGAACTTGACCTATTCGCTTGACTTCCTCGGGAGCGGGGAATTCGTTGCGGACGTGTTCGAGGACCCGGCGTCAACGACCTACACCGAGAACCCGTCCGCGCTTTCGATCAAGTCATACCGCGTCACGAGCGCCACGCAACTGGTCGCCTCGCTCCCGAAGTCCGGCGGGCAGGCTGCGCGCATCCGCCCGGCCACGGCCGCGGACGCGACGCTGCCGCAGTACGTGTCGCCTCTCGCGCAGGTCACGTCCATTGCTGCCCCGTCCAGCATCGCCGCCGGTGACATTGTCAATGTCAGCGCGGTGGTGACGAACCCGGGGACGGGCGTTGCTTCGTACGAGGCCGTGTTGAAGGTCAACGGAAAAGAAGCCGCCTCCAAGACCGTGCGTGTTGCGGGTGGCGACAGCGAAACCGTTACCTTCCAGCAGCGTATTCTCGCGGCCGGAACGGTCCAATTCGCGATCGGCGACAAGTCGGTCAGCGTGGTTGCGGGCAGTGCCGTGGCCGCACCGACCGGACTTCGCCTGGTCTCGGTCGGCACCAGCAAGCTGACGTTCGAATGGGATGGCGTCGACGGCGCCAGCTACGAAATCTATCGGCGATCGGATCAGGGAACGTATCCCACGACGCCCATGGCAACCGTTGCCGCGGGAACCACCTCCTTTACGGACATCATCAGGTCGAACGGAAACACCTACGTGATCAGGGCGGTTAAGGACGGGGTGCGTTCGGCCGCCTCCGCCGAGCTGAGCCAGCACGGTGCGGTCGTCGCGTCGTTTACCGATCCTGCCGGTGATGACAACGGTCCGGGCACCTACACCTATCCGACGAACGGAACGTTTGTCGCGGGTGCGTACGACATCACGGGAGTCACCATCGCTGATACGGGGAATGCCTACACCTTCGTGACCAAGATTCGCGGCGAAGTGACGAACCCGTGGGGCGGCGATGCGATCACGCTGCAGAACATTCACTTCTACCTCGGAGAAGGGGACGCAGAGCCCACGACTCCGGCTCTCGCCGGGACCAATCTCTACACGACGAACACCTGGCAGAAGGTCATTGTCGTTGACGGTCGCGGCGCGGCGGGAATCTACGGCACCGACGGAAACAAGACGGCGGACGTGTCCTTGGGCGCGAGCGCCACCGATCACACGATCAGCGTCACCGTGGCGAAGTCCGACCTGCCCGCGGGCTACGACGCGGCAACGGGCAAGATCGCGGTCGCCATGTTCTCTGACGCCGATTGGGGAGAAGGGATCAACCGGATTCGACCCGTGTACGACATGACTTTGGCCTGCAACAGTGGGTGGATCCCCGAGTGGCGTCCGGGCGGCGGTGCTGGCTGCATGGACGATTCGCTTCCGGCGAAGGACACCGACACGTCCGACGGCAACGCGTTCGACATTCTGGTTCCGGCCGGCCAAACCCAGGCGGCGGCACTGGCGTGGACAGGCGATGCGACCCCGACGCTCCCGTTCGTGGAGCCTGCTGCCCCCGAACAGCCCACTGTGGCCGGCTTGCTGGCAAATGGCACAGCGTCCAGTGCGAAGCCTGGAGCAACGGTCGATTCCGTTCTCGGTGTGTCGGCGCTTGCGGCTTCGGGTGCGCCGATCGAGGGCACCGCGGTCACTTTCACGATCGAAGGCCCCGGGTCATTCGCGGGGGGCGCGAAGATTGTCGTGGTGGAGACGAATAGCGCCGGGTATGCCGCAGTTCCCGAAATCACCGCGGGGACAACCGCGGGGACGATTGTCGTGACTGCGACGGTTGGCGATTCGACGGCCGTTGTGTCGTCCATCACCATTGAGGATGAACCCGCCACCGAACCTGTCGTAACCGTGGCCGCGCCCGTCTTCTCAAGCTCCGTGCAGACATACGGCTCCATATCTGCCACAGTGACGGCAACGGTGCAGGGCGCTGCAGCGGGCGTCGTGACGTTCACCGCAGGCGGGACCAAGCTGGGCACGGCGACCGTTCAGGCGAATGGGTCTGGTGGCAAGGCCACCTTGACGCTCCCGAAGAAGCTCGCGGCGGGCACATACACCAACGTGATCGCAACCCTGGTTGACTCTCGTGGCGAGGTCGCTGTTTCCAAGGCCGGGCTGCCAATCACGATCCTGAAGGCCAAGGCCAAGAAGGTGACCGTCAAGGCGAAGCGGTACAAGAAGGGCAAGAAGGTCAAGGTGACCGTCAAGGTCTCGAAGGTACCCGCCGGAGTGGGCGCCGTTGGCAAGGTCCGCCTCTACGTTGGCAAGAAGGCCGTGAAGACCGCGCGCCTGAAGAATGGCAAGGTCACGGTCAAGCTGGCCAAGAAGTATTCGTCGAAGAAGAAACTCAAGCTCAGGGCTAAGTTCATTGCGGCGGATGCGAAGAACGTGGCATCGTCGAAGTCAGCGCGAGTCACAGTGAAGCGAAAGTAG
- the dapB gene encoding 4-hydroxy-tetrahydrodipicolinate reductase: protein MKEPQTDPAGIRVAVIGARGRMGSTVCKAVADAPDMALVAEIDQHDDLARTLRDSRADVAVDFSVPSATEANVMTAIDAGVHIVVGATGWDDDSLGRVAARLREAANGAGVLVAPNFSLSAVLTMTFAAKAARYFESVEIIELHHPAKVDAPSGTAKHTAAAIARARRDAGRGPSPDATESGFEARGAVVDGVHVHAVRLRGLVAHEEVLLGNPGEQLVIRQDSFERTSFMPGVLLGIRQIASRPGLTVGLEHFLDLA, encoded by the coding sequence GTGAAAGAGCCACAAACGGACCCTGCCGGCATTCGGGTGGCGGTGATCGGAGCGCGCGGTCGAATGGGATCGACTGTGTGCAAAGCGGTGGCGGATGCGCCCGACATGGCCCTCGTGGCGGAAATCGATCAGCACGATGACCTGGCGCGGACGCTCAGGGATTCTCGCGCCGACGTGGCGGTGGACTTTTCGGTGCCCTCCGCGACCGAGGCGAACGTGATGACAGCGATCGACGCGGGAGTCCATATCGTCGTCGGCGCAACCGGCTGGGACGACGATTCGTTGGGACGCGTGGCCGCTCGGCTTCGGGAGGCGGCGAATGGCGCCGGCGTTTTGGTCGCCCCAAACTTCTCGTTGAGCGCCGTGTTGACGATGACATTTGCCGCCAAGGCCGCGCGATACTTCGAATCGGTCGAGATCATCGAACTCCACCACCCCGCCAAGGTCGACGCCCCGTCAGGAACGGCCAAGCACACGGCTGCGGCAATCGCGAGGGCGCGCCGTGATGCCGGACGAGGCCCATCACCCGACGCCACCGAGTCGGGCTTCGAGGCGCGCGGCGCCGTGGTCGATGGCGTCCACGTCCACGCGGTTCGCCTGCGCGGGCTGGTCGCCCACGAGGAGGTCCTGCTCGGCAACCCCGGCGAGCAGTTGGTGATTCGCCAGGACTCTTTTGAGAGGACCTCGTTCATGCCAGGAGTGCTGCTGGGGATCAGGCAGATAGCCTCCCGGCCAGGCCTGACGGTGGGGCTGGAACACTTCTTGGATTTGGCCTGA
- a CDS encoding tetratricopeptide repeat protein — protein MRKLKAILPAAFVTALLAIYLWAVQARAMTLIQTGNWAGIGIGVAALALPVIIVVFVVREIVLAIEVQRMADQLAAAGELPTDDLPRSPGGRIDRDAADAAFIAVREQVERDPDNWKCWYHLAFAYEAAGDKTRARQTLRKAAGMWRVARRASGRSGEK, from the coding sequence ATGCGCAAGTTGAAGGCGATTTTGCCCGCCGCATTCGTGACGGCGCTGCTGGCAATCTACCTGTGGGCGGTTCAGGCGCGCGCCATGACTCTCATCCAGACCGGCAACTGGGCGGGGATAGGCATCGGCGTCGCGGCGCTGGCGTTGCCCGTCATCATCGTCGTCTTCGTCGTGCGGGAGATCGTTTTGGCCATCGAAGTGCAACGGATGGCCGATCAACTTGCCGCCGCCGGCGAATTGCCGACCGACGACCTGCCGCGGTCCCCCGGCGGGCGTATCGATCGTGATGCTGCCGATGCGGCCTTCATCGCGGTGCGCGAACAGGTCGAGCGGGACCCGGACAACTGGAAATGCTGGTACCACCTGGCTTTTGCCTACGAGGCGGCCGGGGACAAGACGCGAGCACGTCAGACACTACGAAAGGCAGCCGGTATGTGGCGGGTCGCCAGGCGCGCCAGCGGCCGTTCGGGCGAAAAGTAG
- a CDS encoding TIGR00645 family protein, translating into MPETTTTTTPQASPTPRQRSTIGMAIFASRWLQAPLYFGLIVAQAVYVWQFLKELWHLVEGAFGHGEALNESSTMLLVLGLVDVVMISNLLIMVIIGGYETFVSRINLADHPDQPEWLSHVNANVLKTKLAMSIVGISSIHLLRTFIESDSGRISPETMLWQTLIHLTFVVSALALALIDKMSQTKH; encoded by the coding sequence ATGCCCGAAACGACAACGACCACAACGCCACAGGCCTCGCCCACACCACGCCAACGATCGACGATCGGCATGGCCATTTTTGCCTCTCGCTGGCTCCAAGCGCCCCTCTACTTTGGCCTCATCGTTGCCCAAGCCGTCTACGTATGGCAGTTCCTCAAGGAACTGTGGCACCTGGTCGAAGGCGCCTTCGGGCACGGCGAGGCCCTCAACGAATCTTCGACCATGCTCCTGGTATTGGGCCTGGTGGACGTGGTGATGATCTCAAATCTGTTGATCATGGTGATCATCGGCGGATACGAGACGTTTGTCTCGCGCATCAACCTGGCGGACCACCCCGACCAGCCGGAATGGCTCAGCCACGTGAATGCGAACGTCCTCAAGACGAAGCTGGCGATGAGCATCGTGGGAATCTCGTCCATTCACCTGCTGCGAACGTTCATCGAATCCGATAGCGGCCGGATTTCGCCGGAAACGATGCTGTGGCAGACCCTGATCCACCTGACGTTTGTTGTCTCGGCGCTGGCGCTTGCGCTGATCGACAAGATGTCCCAGACAAAGCACTAA
- a CDS encoding thymidylate synthase → MHAESNTPVPTPYEDLLRLVLETGTPKADRTGVGTRSIFGHQMRFDLQKGFPLVTTKRVFVRGVVGELLWFLRGDSNVTWLQDHGIHIWDEWADKDGELGPVYGVQWRSWPTPDGGHIDQIQAVVDQLRSDPNSRRILVSAWNVGELDRMALQPCHAFFQFYVANGKLSCQLYQRSADLFLGVPFNIASYALLTHMVAQQVGLEVDEFIWTGGDCHIYDNHTDQVLEQLDREPYPLPQLKLRRAASLFDYDFDDVVIEGYRHHPAISAPVAV, encoded by the coding sequence GTGCATGCTGAATCGAACACACCGGTACCCACGCCGTACGAGGACCTGCTTCGTTTAGTCCTCGAAACCGGGACGCCAAAGGCCGATAGGACGGGGGTCGGAACTCGTTCGATCTTCGGACACCAGATGCGATTCGACCTGCAAAAGGGATTTCCGCTGGTCACTACCAAGCGGGTCTTTGTTCGCGGCGTCGTCGGCGAACTGCTGTGGTTCTTGCGGGGCGATTCCAATGTGACCTGGCTGCAGGACCACGGTATTCACATTTGGGACGAGTGGGCGGATAAGGACGGCGAACTAGGCCCGGTCTACGGCGTGCAGTGGCGCAGCTGGCCGACGCCCGATGGTGGGCACATCGACCAGATTCAGGCAGTTGTGGACCAATTGCGATCCGATCCCAATTCGCGCCGAATCCTCGTCTCCGCCTGGAACGTGGGAGAGCTAGACCGCATGGCGCTGCAACCATGCCACGCCTTTTTCCAGTTCTACGTCGCGAACGGGAAGCTCAGCTGTCAGCTGTATCAACGCAGCGCCGACCTGTTCTTGGGGGTCCCGTTCAACATAGCTTCGTACGCATTGTTGACGCACATGGTCGCGCAGCAGGTGGGGTTGGAGGTGGACGAGTTCATCTGGACCGGGGGAGACTGCCACATATACGACAACCACACCGACCAGGTCTTAGAGCAGCTTGACCGCGAACCCTATCCGCTACCGCAACTCAAGCTTCGCCGGGCCGCAAGCCTGTTCGACTACGATTTCGACGACGTCGTAATCGAGGGATACCGGCACCACCCGGCGATCAGCGCGCCGGTTGCCGTATGA
- a CDS encoding dihydrofolate reductase, with amino-acid sequence MNPATGPRIGLIWAQARDRVIGSQGKMPWHIPEDLAYFRTVTTGSPVIMGRRTWESLPPRFRPLPGRDNIVVSSTIRALPGARVVGSLADAYKVAQAVTSATGRRSGAGAGSGGQRGAAEEHCAKDATVWVVGGGQLYAASIRDAAVIHVTEIDATIVGDTRAPQIPAHWVPSSVGRWQESASGQRFRHVVYEPADSVDRLAVP; translated from the coding sequence ATGAATCCGGCCACCGGGCCGCGGATCGGACTAATCTGGGCGCAGGCGCGTGATCGTGTCATCGGTTCACAAGGGAAAATGCCCTGGCATATTCCGGAGGACTTGGCATATTTCCGCACGGTGACCACGGGCAGTCCCGTCATCATGGGACGCCGCACGTGGGAGTCGTTGCCGCCGCGGTTTCGCCCGTTGCCGGGTCGCGACAACATCGTCGTTTCGTCGACTATTCGCGCTTTGCCCGGCGCCCGCGTGGTCGGTTCGCTGGCGGACGCGTACAAGGTCGCGCAAGCGGTCACATCTGCCACCGGTCGGCGCAGCGGCGCGGGTGCGGGCAGCGGCGGGCAGCGCGGGGCCGCCGAGGAGCATTGCGCTAAAGACGCCACGGTCTGGGTCGTCGGTGGCGGGCAGCTGTACGCGGCATCGATCCGCGACGCCGCGGTTATTCACGTGACCGAAATCGACGCCACGATCGTGGGCGACACCCGTGCCCCGCAGATTCCGGCGCACTGGGTCCCAAGCAGCGTCGGCAGGTGGCAGGAATCTGCATCCGGGCAGCGGTTTCGGCACGTCGTGTACGAGCCTGCCGATTCCGTCGATCGGTTAGCGGTACCGTAG